A genome region from Thermoanaerobacterium xylanolyticum LX-11 includes the following:
- a CDS encoding DUF554 domain-containing protein: MIGTFVNAASIVVGSFVGTLFKIGIPDRIKSTVMQAISLSVLIIGFDSALKYKNLLLVIISLTIGGIVGELLEIEKKLNQFGDFLERKLSRNGENKISDGFVTASLIYCIGAMAIVGALKDGLQGDHSILFAKSMLDGISSIIFASTLGIGVMISSISVLLYQGSITLCASLLKDLLTTNVIADMSAIGGVLIIGISLNMLNLTKIKIGNLLPSIFIPIVYEIILKAF; encoded by the coding sequence ATGATCGGGACTTTTGTCAATGCAGCATCTATTGTCGTGGGTAGTTTTGTTGGCACTTTATTTAAAATTGGAATTCCGGATAGAATAAAGTCAACAGTTATGCAAGCCATATCTTTAAGCGTTTTGATAATAGGATTTGACAGTGCATTGAAGTACAAAAATTTGTTACTGGTGATAATAAGTTTGACGATAGGCGGCATTGTAGGTGAACTACTGGAAATAGAGAAAAAGCTTAACCAATTTGGCGACTTTTTAGAGAGAAAATTATCGAGAAACGGTGAAAATAAGATAAGCGATGGCTTTGTGACAGCAAGTCTTATATACTGTATTGGAGCGATGGCGATTGTAGGTGCATTAAAAGACGGTCTACAAGGTGATCACAGTATACTGTTTGCAAAATCCATGTTAGATGGTATATCATCTATAATATTTGCATCTACATTAGGCATAGGCGTAATGATATCATCCATAAGTGTCCTTTTATATCAAGGTTCTATAACTTTGTGTGCATCGCTTCTTAAAGATTTGTTGACAACTAACGTTATTGCGGACATGTCTGCCATTGGTGGTGTTTTGATAATAGGTATATCATTAAATATGCTGAATTTGACGAAGATAAAGATTGGGAACTTGCTTCCGTCAATATTTATACCTATTGTATACGAAATAATACTAAAAGCATTTTAA
- a CDS encoding HutP family protein — protein MKEIRSIDVARVAIRMAMSRREDEAALKGKYGKEGIKVAAVDYGGEYINSISKIIERAVVAAKREGVVEDNHVGEGAVAGATHEAIMQLKDKAMGLNIGGKIGIAFYGEHLCVCAFFAVGMLNLNEVAIGLGHRSLKY, from the coding sequence ATGAAAGAAATAAGAAGCATAGATGTTGCAAGAGTAGCCATAAGGATGGCGATGTCAAGGAGAGAGGATGAAGCTGCATTAAAGGGAAAGTATGGGAAAGAGGGTATCAAGGTAGCGGCTGTAGATTATGGCGGCGAATACATTAATTCAATTTCAAAGATAATAGAAAGGGCAGTTGTAGCGGCAAAAAGAGAAGGTGTGGTGGAGGACAACCATGTAGGTGAAGGTGCTGTTGCAGGTGCAACGCATGAGGCAATAATGCAGCTAAAAGATAAAGCTATGGGACTTAATATAGGTGGCAAGATCGGAATTGCATTTTACGGCGAACACCTTTGTGTCTGTGCGTTTTTCGCTGTTGGAATGTTAAACTTAAATGAAGTTGCCATTGGATTAGGGCATAGGTCTCTTAAGTATTGA
- a CDS encoding radical SAM protein, translated as MNRILKAPEMVTWEITSKCNLKCKHCSNSLGTDNISDLTLEECKSIIDKLFEAGVFKISIKGGEPFVRNDIFQILSYLDKKRLYSSHNNKCYVDY; from the coding sequence ATGAATAGAATTTTAAAAGCTCCTGAAATGGTAACTTGGGAAATAACAAGTAAATGCAACTTAAAATGTAAACATTGTTCTAATTCTTTAGGAACTGATAACATTTCTGATTTAACTTTAGAAGAATGCAAATCAATTATTGATAAATTATTTGAAGCTGGTGTGTTTAAAATTAGTATCAAAGGTGGTGAACCTTTTGTCAGAAATGATATTTTTCAAATTTTATCATATTTAGATAAAAAAAGGTTATATTCCTCGCATAACAACAAATGCTACGTTGATTACTGA
- a CDS encoding SPASM domain-containing protein, with protein sequence MRENIDYILDLLNLAKSLNVDAVRFIDFIPVGSGNRSFCPTSQQLKKAYELILDYESKNGNLMIIKPQKLLSVLLKNDKENNKISLLQYINHENKVICEAGNVIAHIKSNGDVTPCVYFREKSFICGNILCQDFSDIWINSNTMNQFRKLESIQGKCNKCKIFNMCMGGCRAYAYYTTGFLNGFDNRCWNIEEEN encoded by the coding sequence ATGAGAGAGAATATTGATTATATTTTAGATTTGTTAAACTTAGCAAAATCACTAAATGTTGATGCAGTAAGGTTTATTGATTTTATACCTGTTGGTAGTGGTAATAGATCTTTTTGCCCTACTTCACAACAGCTAAAAAAAGCTTACGAACTTATATTAGATTACGAAAGTAAAAATGGTAATTTAATGATTATAAAACCACAAAAGCTACTTTCAGTTTTATTAAAAAATGATAAAGAAAACAATAAAATTAGCTTATTACAATATATTAACCATGAAAATAAAGTAATATGTGAAGCTGGAAACGTGATTGCTCATATAAAATCTAATGGCGATGTTACCCCTTGTGTTTATTTTAGAGAGAAAAGCTTTATATGCGGGAATATTCTATGCCAAGATTTTTCAGATATTTGGATAAACTCAAATACGATGAACCAATTTAGGAAATTGGAATCCATTCAAGGTAAATGTAACAAATGTAAAATTTTTAATATGTGTATGGGTGGATGCAGAGCATATGCATATTATACTACAGGCTTTTTAAATGGATTTGATAATAGGTGTTGGAATATTGAGGAGGAGAATTAA
- a CDS encoding PqqD family peptide modification chaperone, with protein sequence MRYKKNNYVFIRKENDEEYLLYNSKKNETLLMNDIGYIIFEFAIKYENLDDIIYNVCKFTGDDIDSAKYTIKNFIDELIDKEIIIKVEKYE encoded by the coding sequence TTGAGGTATAAAAAGAATAATTACGTTTTTATTAGAAAAGAAAATGATGAAGAGTATTTATTATATAATTCAAAAAAAAATGAGACGTTGTTAATGAATGATATTGGATATATTATTTTCGAGTTTGCAATAAAATATGAAAATTTAGATGACATTATCTACAATGTTTGTAAATTCACAGGAGACGATATAGATTCTGCAAAATATACAATTAAAAATTTTATTGATGAACTTATTGATAAAGAAATAATTATAAAGGTGGAAAAATATGAGTAG
- a CDS encoding MFS transporter encodes MSRNIFLFISSQVISDIGDWIDRIAVLTLVYNINNSSVDMSFLSIMMLLPSLIFGVFAGKIVDIYNKKKILILGDFLRAILVFLIPFFKEYVFIIIFIVSTISIFYDTAKNSILPELVKKDRLRQVNSLSSSYSSLMMVLGPSISGFIISKFDIKYCFYIDSLTFLLSMIMIFLIKLYKYGSKKDVELYQTDKISFIEGLKYIKGNCIIFNTLSINTIVGLAAGMLNGLLIMYVYKFLKTDSQGYGVILTFKGLAMILTSLVLYKYLKNVLVDVIFKLGLIGLGISTAVFPLNTFFVLAILIQFFNGIFNALYSISRTTIIQENCDNQYLGRTFSMNTMLTNITSIISLAFGGIAAEFFGVRAVLLIGGFIVLISGFVARNKIHLELTS; translated from the coding sequence ATGAGTAGAAATATTTTTCTTTTCATATCATCACAGGTAATTTCTGATATAGGGGATTGGATAGATAGAATTGCTGTTTTAACCTTAGTGTACAACATTAATAACTCATCTGTAGATATGTCGTTTTTGTCTATTATGATGCTATTGCCCTCATTAATATTTGGAGTATTTGCCGGGAAAATAGTTGATATTTATAATAAGAAGAAAATTTTAATTTTAGGAGATTTTTTAAGAGCTATTTTAGTTTTTTTAATACCTTTTTTTAAAGAATATGTTTTTATTATAATTTTTATTGTATCTACTATTTCTATATTCTATGATACAGCTAAAAATAGCATATTGCCGGAACTAGTTAAAAAAGATAGATTAAGACAAGTCAATAGTTTAAGCAGTTCATATAGTTCATTAATGATGGTATTAGGACCCTCAATTAGTGGCTTTATTATTTCAAAATTTGATATTAAATATTGTTTTTATATTGATTCCTTGACATTTCTATTATCCATGATAATGATTTTTTTGATAAAATTATATAAATATGGGTCCAAAAAGGATGTAGAATTGTATCAAACAGATAAAATTTCATTTATCGAAGGATTAAAGTATATAAAGGGTAATTGTATAATTTTCAATACATTATCAATAAATACGATAGTTGGATTAGCCGCTGGCATGTTAAATGGATTACTAATCATGTATGTTTATAAATTTTTAAAAACAGATTCGCAGGGATATGGTGTAATTCTTACTTTCAAAGGGCTAGCAATGATACTGACTTCGCTTGTTTTATATAAATATCTAAAAAACGTGCTAGTTGATGTTATTTTTAAGTTAGGATTAATAGGGTTAGGAATTTCTACTGCTGTATTTCCATTAAATACATTCTTCGTTTTAGCAATTTTGATACAATTTTTTAATGGAATATTTAATGCATTATATTCCATTTCAAGGACTACGATTATACAAGAAAATTGTGATAATCAATACCTTGGGAGGACATTTAGCATGAATACAATGTTAACAAATATAACATCGATTATTTCATTAGCATTTGGGGGTATTGCAGCAGAATTTTTTGGCGTGAGGGCAGTACTGTTAATAGGCGGTTTTATAGTATTAATTAGCGGATTTGTTGCACGAAATAAAATACATTTAGAATTAACATCTTAA
- a CDS encoding helix-turn-helix domain-containing protein, translating to MEFSTQGERLKKIRKMLKMKQKELQDKNITRGFISMIESGRSTMSKETASAIAKKLNKRAKEIGINLNIDGEYLLMTPAEEAEYYCIQKLKEINNEEDLSKVNELLEIAEKYGRKRVNALISIKIGDIMYNANKYIDAILNYNKALELLMMYGFKEQIPYVYNMLGVCKMNITDYAEAIFYFDKAMSFAEETNDKSIRNKAIYNISLCYKHIGKYDVAIEYVEKFLKDCNKSDELINYIYASSIKANCFREMGFLEKSLDVYKKLLNNVNDEDSIAGLIYNNIGEIYADLNDYEKSLEYFDKAEKIRRNKDEKLLSHTLIEKANVLLKMGNIKESINLMEEGISIANKNNDIEYIIMGNYRLADIYKQLNDREKVIHIYNKILEVAKNINSIKELLKVHIKLSILYLEDGNADKCNNHLSKADKIVESIRQ from the coding sequence ATGGAATTTTCAACTCAAGGTGAAAGACTAAAGAAAATCAGGAAAATGCTTAAGATGAAACAGAAAGAACTACAGGATAAAAACATTACCAGAGGTTTTATAAGCATGATTGAAAGCGGTAGAAGCACTATGAGCAAAGAAACAGCTTCTGCCATTGCAAAGAAACTTAATAAAAGAGCCAAAGAAATTGGCATAAATCTAAACATAGATGGTGAATACCTTTTAATGACACCTGCTGAAGAAGCCGAATACTATTGTATCCAAAAATTAAAAGAGATTAACAATGAAGAGGATTTAAGCAAAGTAAATGAATTACTTGAAATTGCAGAAAAATACGGAAGAAAGCGAGTAAACGCACTGATAAGCATTAAAATTGGCGACATAATGTATAATGCAAATAAATATATAGATGCAATACTAAATTACAACAAAGCCCTTGAACTATTGATGATGTATGGATTCAAGGAACAGATACCATACGTTTATAACATGTTGGGCGTTTGCAAGATGAATATAACTGATTATGCAGAAGCAATATTTTACTTTGATAAAGCCATGAGTTTTGCTGAGGAGACAAACGATAAAAGTATAAGAAATAAAGCGATTTATAACATTTCATTATGCTATAAACATATTGGCAAATATGATGTTGCAATAGAATATGTTGAGAAATTTCTTAAAGATTGTAATAAATCCGATGAACTTATTAACTATATTTATGCAAGTTCTATAAAAGCCAATTGCTTCAGGGAAATGGGTTTTCTTGAAAAATCTTTAGACGTATATAAAAAATTACTAAATAATGTTAATGATGAAGATTCAATAGCAGGATTGATTTACAACAATATTGGCGAAATTTATGCAGATCTAAATGATTATGAAAAGTCTTTGGAGTATTTTGATAAAGCAGAGAAAATAAGGCGTAACAAAGATGAAAAGTTATTGTCCCACACGCTTATTGAAAAAGCCAATGTTTTATTAAAAATGGGGAACATCAAAGAATCTATAAATCTCATGGAAGAAGGCATTTCGATAGCTAATAAAAACAATGACATAGAATACATCATAATGGGAAATTATAGATTGGCTGATATTTATAAGCAATTAAATGATAGAGAAAAAGTGATACACATATACAATAAAATATTGGAAGTCGCCAAAAATATAAACAGCATAAAAGAATTGCTAAAAGTCCATATAAAGCTATCCATATTGTATTTAGAAGATGGTAATGCAGACAAGTGTAATAATCATTTGAGTAAGGCTGATAAAATTGTAGAATCAATAAGACAGTAA
- a CDS encoding MFS transporter has product MNKNIRLLLFAKWISNFGTQLHSLAFPIIVYNQTHSSTILSLAFIAETLPWLFIGPIIPHTLSKKMSDKFILVLCDLMRFLIVVGILNFIKIPYIVLCLIFFLGCFNSIYCSFRTSIIKSNTDDLTLTKTIGISLGVDDLINMLAPAFGALLISIGILPTIFLMADSVSYLLSAFLILKIQSHEDKHLSESESNLNFYHQATEGFHTIFHTIWNNIELKWLVILEGIRSLVEGISIPLLILYVTQILLKSETTFAWSRAISSIFSILASLMYIKFEAKLAKGKFVNIGTAFLTTSLLSMAFFNEIYVFYLASAFLGIGMGIRQLVSENLLIKLTDNCKLPQVTSAFNAFISSLYLLGYGISIF; this is encoded by the coding sequence ATGAATAAAAATATCAGGTTATTACTTTTTGCAAAATGGATTTCTAATTTTGGGACACAGCTTCATAGCCTTGCTTTTCCAATAATTGTATACAATCAGACCCATTCGTCTACTATATTGTCACTGGCCTTCATTGCTGAAACATTGCCGTGGCTTTTTATAGGACCAATTATTCCTCATACTTTAAGTAAAAAGATGTCTGATAAATTTATTTTAGTCTTATGTGATTTAATGAGATTTTTGATTGTTGTTGGAATATTAAATTTTATTAAAATACCATATATCGTTTTATGTTTGATATTTTTCTTAGGCTGTTTTAATTCAATATACTGTTCATTTAGAACAAGCATAATTAAATCAAATACAGATGATTTAACTTTGACTAAAACAATTGGGATTTCTTTAGGAGTAGATGATCTAATTAATATGCTAGCACCGGCTTTTGGTGCATTGTTGATTTCAATAGGCATTTTACCTACTATTTTTTTAATGGCAGATTCAGTTAGCTATTTATTGAGTGCATTTTTAATTTTAAAAATTCAGAGTCATGAGGACAAACATTTATCAGAAAGCGAAAGCAATCTGAATTTTTATCATCAGGCAACTGAAGGCTTTCATACTATCTTTCATACTATATGGAATAATATAGAGTTAAAATGGCTTGTTATACTTGAAGGTATTCGCTCACTTGTTGAAGGTATTTCCATACCTCTTTTGATACTTTATGTTACGCAAATTCTTTTAAAATCGGAAACTACTTTTGCCTGGTCAAGAGCGATTTCGTCTATTTTCTCTATTTTAGCATCATTGATGTACATCAAGTTTGAAGCGAAATTGGCGAAAGGAAAATTTGTTAATATTGGAACTGCTTTTCTAACAACTTCTTTATTATCAATGGCATTTTTTAATGAGATATACGTGTTTTATTTAGCATCTGCTTTTTTAGGAATAGGTATGGGAATACGCCAATTGGTTTCAGAAAATTTATTGATCAAACTAACCGATAATTGCAAATTGCCTCAAGTGACATCTGCCTTTAATGCATTTATATCAAGTCTTTATCTTTTAGGCTATGGAATTTCAATTTTCTAA
- a CDS encoding ABC transporter ATP-binding protein yields the protein MLEIKDLNVSYGMVNALKGIDLKVNDGEIVTIIGANGAGKSTTLMTISGILKPKKGYIKFNDVDITKKPAQNIVDMGICQVPEGRRIFANMTVIENLEMGAYLRKDKMVKSDMEKVFHLFPRLKERHKQIAGTLSGGEQQMLAIGRALMSKPKVLLLDEPSMGLAPIVVQDIFKTIKGINEDGTTILLVEQNAKMALSIADRAYVLETGNISLEGAASVLKDDERVKKSYLGG from the coding sequence ATGTTAGAAATAAAAGATCTCAACGTCTCTTACGGAATGGTAAACGCCTTAAAAGGCATAGATCTTAAAGTAAATGACGGTGAGATCGTGACTATAATAGGTGCAAATGGCGCAGGCAAAAGCACTACTCTAATGACGATATCAGGCATATTGAAGCCAAAAAAAGGCTACATCAAATTCAACGATGTAGACATAACGAAAAAACCCGCTCAAAATATAGTTGATATGGGCATCTGCCAAGTGCCAGAAGGAAGAAGAATATTTGCCAACATGACTGTAATTGAAAACCTTGAGATGGGAGCATATCTCAGGAAAGACAAAATGGTAAAAAGCGACATGGAAAAAGTGTTTCACCTATTTCCACGTCTAAAAGAAAGGCATAAACAGATTGCCGGCACTTTAAGCGGTGGTGAGCAGCAGATGCTGGCAATAGGGCGAGCATTGATGTCAAAGCCAAAGGTACTTTTGTTAGACGAACCATCAATGGGGCTTGCACCCATCGTAGTACAAGACATATTCAAGACCATAAAAGGCATAAATGAAGATGGTACAACCATCCTTTTAGTAGAGCAAAACGCTAAAATGGCTCTATCTATTGCAGACAGAGCATACGTCCTTGAAACAGGCAATATCTCCCTTGAAGGTGCTGCATCTGTCTTAAAAGACGATGAAAGGGTTAAAAAGTCATACTTAGGAGGTTAA
- a CDS encoding ABC transporter ATP-binding protein — protein sequence MSLLSIKDVSIDFGGIKALIDVNIELEKGSLTGLIGPNGAGKSTVFNIITGIYKPTSGKVTFDGKAISQKPYNNTKLGIARTFQNIRLFKNLTVLDNVKIAEHIHVQYGLLSSFIQHKKYLDGEKTQDKQAMDLLKIFNLDKHALNLAKNLPYGEQRRLEIARALATKPKLLLLDEPAAGMNPQETKELTDTIRFIRDKFDITILLIEHDMSLVMDLCEDIYVMNYGKIIAHGTPDEIKKNPEVIAAYLGEEDIDEKEILSIEGGA from the coding sequence GTGAGTTTACTGTCAATTAAAGACGTATCTATAGACTTTGGCGGCATAAAAGCCTTGATAGACGTCAACATAGAACTGGAAAAAGGCTCTTTAACAGGACTTATAGGACCAAATGGTGCTGGAAAATCAACAGTATTCAACATAATAACCGGCATATACAAGCCTACATCAGGAAAAGTGACATTTGACGGAAAAGCTATATCTCAAAAGCCCTACAACAACACAAAGCTTGGCATAGCAAGGACATTTCAAAACATACGTCTATTTAAAAACCTAACTGTCCTTGACAATGTCAAAATAGCTGAGCACATTCACGTGCAATACGGACTTTTAAGCTCCTTTATTCAGCACAAGAAATACTTAGATGGAGAAAAAACACAAGACAAACAAGCGATGGATCTCCTTAAAATATTCAATCTTGATAAGCACGCTTTAAACCTTGCCAAAAATCTGCCATACGGCGAACAGAGAAGACTTGAAATTGCAAGAGCACTGGCAACAAAGCCAAAGCTTTTGCTCTTAGATGAACCTGCAGCAGGAATGAATCCACAAGAGACAAAAGAGCTTACAGATACAATCAGATTCATAAGAGACAAATTTGACATAACGATACTCTTGATTGAACACGACATGTCGCTGGTGATGGATCTCTGTGAAGACATATACGTCATGAACTACGGGAAAATAATCGCCCATGGCACACCAGATGAAATCAAGAAAAATCCAGAAGTAATAGCAGCGTATCTTGGAGAAGAAGACATTGATGAAAAAGAAATTTTATCAATTGAAGGAGGTGCTTAA
- a CDS encoding branched-chain amino acid ABC transporter permease: MKQILKNRLLIFLGLLAFYGIIQILLSTNILNDYYEINIVLMGINVILAVSLNLINGFTGQFSLGHAGFMSIGAYTSAIITYKLGLPFPLALLVGGIAAGIAGILIGIPSLRLKGDYLAITTLGFGEIIRVIFLNTEYVGGASGLSGIPKYTNWTWVFWIAVITVVLIRNFINSSYGRCCVAIREDETAAESMGINTTFYKTLAFTIGAFFAGIGGALYAHNFYIIQPETFNFMKSFDILTMVVLGGLGSITGSILSAIFLTFVYALLQDYAALRMVIYALLLIIVMLFRPEGLMGTREFSLKKLFKKGEKSSEFTVN, translated from the coding sequence TTGAAGCAGATATTGAAAAACAGGTTGTTGATTTTCTTAGGGCTGTTGGCTTTTTACGGTATAATACAAATCTTACTGTCAACAAATATATTGAACGATTATTACGAAATAAACATAGTTCTCATGGGCATAAATGTAATACTTGCTGTAAGCCTCAACCTGATTAATGGCTTTACTGGACAATTTTCATTAGGTCATGCAGGATTCATGTCAATCGGTGCATACACATCAGCCATAATAACATACAAGTTAGGACTTCCATTTCCACTGGCACTATTAGTAGGAGGCATAGCAGCAGGAATAGCAGGAATCTTGATAGGAATACCATCACTGAGATTAAAAGGCGACTATCTTGCCATAACGACACTTGGATTCGGAGAAATAATAAGGGTAATCTTTTTAAACACTGAATACGTCGGTGGAGCAAGCGGCCTATCTGGAATACCGAAGTACACAAACTGGACGTGGGTATTCTGGATAGCAGTCATAACTGTCGTATTAATCAGAAACTTCATAAACTCCAGCTACGGCAGATGCTGTGTAGCAATCAGAGAAGACGAGACAGCTGCCGAATCGATGGGTATAAACACAACTTTCTACAAGACATTGGCATTCACGATAGGTGCATTTTTCGCAGGAATAGGCGGTGCCCTTTACGCTCACAACTTCTACATCATACAGCCAGAAACATTCAACTTCATGAAATCATTCGATATCTTAACAATGGTTGTATTAGGAGGACTTGGAAGCATAACAGGATCTATTTTATCAGCCATCTTCTTAACTTTTGTATACGCACTTTTGCAGGACTATGCTGCACTAAGAATGGTCATATACGCTCTCCTTTTGATCATCGTAATGCTATTTAGACCAGAAGGATTGATGGGTACAAGAGAATTTTCTCTCAAAAAACTATTCAAGAAAGGGGAGAAAAGCAGTGAGTTTACTGTCAATTAA
- a CDS encoding branched-chain amino acid ABC transporter permease, with protein sequence MKTFIEQLINGLSLGSIYALIALGYTMVYGIMKLINFAHGDIYMVGAFTGFFASTYFHLGFIPSLLLAMLVSLILGVTIERVAYRPLRDKSKISILITAIGVSLLLENGGIILLSPQVRTYPQIFKQHMYSFFNGIITISNQQIVIFVVSIIMMVGLQLIIYKTKMGKAMRAVSTDPDAARLMGVNVDRTVSFTFAIGSALAAVAGVLVGIYYNSIDPLMGIMPGLKAFIAAVLGGIGIIPGAMVGGLLMGVIEALVSGYGSSLYRDGVSFAILIIILLIKPTGLFGKNVREKV encoded by the coding sequence ATGAAGACATTTATTGAACAGTTGATAAATGGTTTATCTTTAGGCAGCATATACGCACTCATTGCCCTCGGATATACTATGGTTTACGGCATAATGAAGCTTATAAATTTCGCTCATGGCGATATATATATGGTAGGTGCATTTACAGGCTTCTTCGCATCAACATACTTTCACCTTGGCTTTATACCATCTCTTCTATTGGCAATGTTAGTAAGCCTTATACTAGGTGTGACAATTGAGCGAGTTGCATATAGACCTTTAAGGGATAAGTCAAAAATCTCAATATTGATTACAGCCATCGGTGTCTCACTTTTGCTGGAAAACGGAGGTATAATCCTCTTATCACCACAGGTCAGGACATATCCTCAGATTTTCAAGCAGCACATGTACTCATTTTTCAATGGAATAATCACCATATCAAACCAGCAAATCGTCATATTTGTCGTATCCATAATCATGATGGTGGGACTTCAGCTTATTATATACAAGACAAAGATGGGAAAAGCTATGAGAGCTGTCTCAACAGATCCTGATGCTGCAAGGCTTATGGGCGTAAATGTAGATAGGACCGTTTCTTTCACATTTGCCATAGGCTCTGCCCTTGCTGCTGTTGCAGGCGTCTTAGTTGGCATATACTACAATTCCATTGACCCACTGATGGGTATCATGCCAGGCTTAAAAGCATTTATAGCAGCAGTATTAGGCGGAATAGGAATAATACCAGGTGCTATGGTAGGAGGCCTTTTGATGGGCGTCATAGAAGCACTTGTTTCAGGCTACGGCAGCTCTTTATACAGAGACGGCGTTTCATTTGCAATACTCATCATAATACTTTTAATCAAGCCCACAGGACTATTTGGCAAAAACGTAAGAGAGAAAGTGTAG
- a CDS encoding ABC transporter substrate-binding protein, translating into MRNSLKKASMLLVGIMTASLLFSGCSKNTSATSSNKINVGALFELTGQVASYGTSEYNAVKLYIDDVNKNGGVLGKQINLIKADNKSATDESINQATKLIVEDNVVAILGPATTGNTKAASSIALSKNIPLITPSGTSFDVTVDPNTNKVKSEIFRACYTDPYQGKVMGEFAAKDLNAKTAVIYIDDKSDYSKGLAQSFKEQFEKLGGKVIDQEAYVAGDQDFKSTLTKIKGLNADVIFIPGYYQDTAKITKQAREMGIDTPLLGGDGWDSPDLLKIAGASALNNVYYSNHFISTDPDPTVQDFIKKYKDAYGTEPDAFAALAYDSAGMLVQAIKDANSTDPAKITEALANLKNFKGVTGNISIDAQHNPIKQTVIIELKDGKQTLKKKVSAE; encoded by the coding sequence ATGAGAAATTCGTTAAAAAAAGCTTCAATGCTTTTAGTAGGCATAATGACAGCTTCACTTCTGTTTTCTGGCTGCAGCAAAAATACCAGCGCTACAAGCAGCAACAAAATAAACGTGGGAGCCCTTTTTGAATTGACAGGACAAGTAGCGTCATACGGAACTTCTGAGTATAATGCAGTAAAACTGTATATAGATGATGTCAACAAGAACGGCGGTGTTCTTGGCAAGCAGATTAATCTTATTAAAGCCGACAACAAATCTGCGACAGATGAATCAATAAATCAGGCAACAAAGCTTATCGTTGAAGACAATGTAGTGGCAATATTAGGACCTGCCACAACAGGCAACACAAAAGCAGCTTCTTCAATTGCATTAAGCAAAAACATACCTCTTATAACTCCATCTGGTACATCTTTTGATGTAACTGTTGATCCAAACACGAACAAAGTAAAAAGCGAAATATTCAGGGCATGTTACACAGACCCATATCAAGGCAAAGTAATGGGCGAATTTGCCGCAAAAGATCTAAATGCAAAAACTGCTGTCATATACATTGACGACAAAAGCGACTACAGCAAAGGCCTTGCCCAAAGCTTCAAAGAACAGTTTGAAAAACTTGGCGGCAAGGTAATAGATCAGGAAGCTTATGTGGCAGGTGATCAAGATTTTAAGTCGACACTTACTAAGATAAAAGGATTAAATGCTGACGTCATATTCATACCCGGATATTATCAAGATACAGCAAAGATAACAAAACAAGCAAGAGAAATGGGCATAGATACACCTCTACTTGGTGGGGACGGTTGGGACTCACCTGATCTATTAAAGATAGCAGGTGCATCTGCATTAAACAACGTCTATTACAGCAACCACTTTATATCAACAGATCCAGATCCGACTGTTCAAGACTTCATAAAGAAGTACAAAGACGCTTACGGTACAGAACCAGATGCTTTTGCCGCTTTGGCATACGACTCAGCAGGTATGTTGGTACAAGCGATAAAAGATGCAAACTCAACTGACCCGGCAAAAATAACAGAAGCTTTGGCAAATCTGAAAAACTTCAAAGGTGTTACAGGCAATATTTCGATAGATGCACAACACAATCCTATAAAACAGACAGTCATTATCGAATTGAAGGACGGTAAGCAGACACTTAAGAAAAAAGTAAGTGCTGAATAA